In the Mytilus trossulus isolate FHL-02 chromosome 1, PNRI_Mtr1.1.1.hap1, whole genome shotgun sequence genome, one interval contains:
- the LOC134695790 gene encoding regulator of chromosome condensation-like isoform X2, giving the protein MIMPSAMPGRGKKRGRSSGSGSSEVTPEPKKRVIIKEDSKNSKVTHHTHPDFTVPGIPLTLGEGDVGQLGLGEDVMERMRPAVVKLDDKIVQVCAGGMHTVCLTNKGEIITFGCNDESALGRDTSEEGSEMYPAKLNLPYKVVQVSGGDSHTAVLTEDGHVYAWGNFRDANGSMGLTSGGISKDPLEMCPGETVVKIVSGGDHLVCLTIKGEIFTGGCAEQGQLGRVAECFAGRGSRRGVDSILKMGPVRCRKHSSRKHATFSDIWAGQYVTFAKEKESGDIYSWGLNNYFQIGFDDMQNRFIPEWIPSFAAHNKQWTKIQAGQHHTMLLDEEGKVYTIGRAEYGRLGLGENSGEMKEPTLVTKLSDKIIDIAAGQSVSLALTADGTVYGWGMGTSRQLGTGDEEDVWEPVKMSGKQLETRTVVGLSAGGQHTVLLTIDQ; this is encoded by the exons atgCCAGGAAGAGGTAAAAAGAGAGGTCGTAGTTCAGGATCAGGTTCTTCAGAGGTCACACCAGAACCTAAAAAAAGAGTCATTATCAAGGAGGATTCAAAAAATTCTAAAG TTACACACCACACACACCCAGATTTTACAGTTCCAGGTATCCCTCTTACATTGGGGGAAGGAGATGTTGGTCAGCTTGGACTGGGAGAAGATGTCATGGAGAGGATGCGTCCAGCAGTTGTAAAACTGGATGACAAGATTGTACAAGTGTGTGCAGGTGGTATGCACACAGTGTGCTTAACCAATAAGGGAGag ATAATAACATTTGGTTGCAATGATGAATCAGCCCTTGGCAGAGATACTTCAGAAGAAGGATCAGAGATGTACCCAGCTAAATTAAACCTGCCTTACAAAGTTGTACAAGTTAGTGGTGGAGATAGTCATACAGCTGTTTTAACTGAAGATGGCCATGTGTATGCTTGGGGTAACTTTCGT GATGCAAATGGATCAATGGGCTTAACCTCTGGTGGCATAAGTAAAGACCCCCTTGAGATGTGCCCAGGGGAGACTGTTGTAAAAATAGTGTCTGGAGGAGACCATTTAGTATGCCTTACTATCAAAGGGGAAATATTTACAGGAG ggtGTGCAGAACAAGGCCAGTTAGGAAGAGTAGCTGAGTGCTTTGCTGGTCGAGGCAGTAGGAGAGGAGTAG ATTCTATATTAAAAATGGGGCCTGTACGGTGCAGAAAACACAGTAGTAGAAAGCATGCCACATTTTCAGACATCTGGGCAGGACAGTACGTCACCTTTGCAAAAGAAAAAGAGTCCGGTGATATTTATTCTTGGGGACTTAATAACTACTTTCAGATAG gttTTGATGATATGCAAAACAGATTTATACCAGAGTGGATTCCATCATTTGCAGCTCATAATAAACAATGGACCAAAATCCAAGCTGGCCAGCACCATACAATGTTGTTAGATGAGGAGG GAAAAGTGTATACCATAGGAAGAGCCGAGTATGGCAGGTTAGGACTGGGTGAGAATAGTGGAGAAATGAAAGAGCCTACACTAGTAACAAAATTAAGTGATAAAATCATAGACATTGCTGCTGGACAGTCAGTGTCACTGGCACTAACAGCAGATG GTACTGTGTATGGATGGGGTATGGGAACTAGTAGACAGCTGGGTACAGGAGATGAGGAAGATGTATGGGAACCAGTCAAAATGTCGGGGAAACAGTTAGAAACAAG aactGTTGTGGGTTTATCTGCTGGAGGACAGCATACAGTCTTATTAACAATAGACCAATAG
- the LOC134695790 gene encoding regulator of chromosome condensation-like isoform X3 translates to MPGRGKKRGRSSGSGSSEVTPEPKKRVIIKEDSKNSKVTHHTHPDFTVPGIPLTLGEGDVGQLGLGEDVMERMRPAVVKLDDKIVQVCAGGMHTVCLTNKGEIITFGCNDESALGRDTSEEGSEMYPAKLNLPYKVVQVSGGDSHTAVLTEDGHVYAWGNFRDANGSMGLTSGGISKDPLEMCPGETVVKIVSGGDHLVCLTIKGEIFTGGCAEQGQLGRVAECFAGRGSRRGVDSILKMGPVRCRKHSSRKHATFSDIWAGQYVTFAKEKESGDIYSWGLNNYFQIGFDDMQNRFIPEWIPSFAAHNKQWTKIQAGQHHTMLLDEEGKVYTIGRAEYGRLGLGENSGEMKEPTLVTKLSDKIIDIAAGQSVSLALTADGTVYGWGMGTSRQLGTGDEEDVWEPVKMSGKQLETRTVVGLSAGGQHTVLLTIDQ, encoded by the exons atgCCAGGAAGAGGTAAAAAGAGAGGTCGTAGTTCAGGATCAGGTTCTTCAGAGGTCACACCAGAACCTAAAAAAAGAGTCATTATCAAGGAGGATTCAAAAAATTCTAAAG TTACACACCACACACACCCAGATTTTACAGTTCCAGGTATCCCTCTTACATTGGGGGAAGGAGATGTTGGTCAGCTTGGACTGGGAGAAGATGTCATGGAGAGGATGCGTCCAGCAGTTGTAAAACTGGATGACAAGATTGTACAAGTGTGTGCAGGTGGTATGCACACAGTGTGCTTAACCAATAAGGGAGag ATAATAACATTTGGTTGCAATGATGAATCAGCCCTTGGCAGAGATACTTCAGAAGAAGGATCAGAGATGTACCCAGCTAAATTAAACCTGCCTTACAAAGTTGTACAAGTTAGTGGTGGAGATAGTCATACAGCTGTTTTAACTGAAGATGGCCATGTGTATGCTTGGGGTAACTTTCGT GATGCAAATGGATCAATGGGCTTAACCTCTGGTGGCATAAGTAAAGACCCCCTTGAGATGTGCCCAGGGGAGACTGTTGTAAAAATAGTGTCTGGAGGAGACCATTTAGTATGCCTTACTATCAAAGGGGAAATATTTACAGGAG ggtGTGCAGAACAAGGCCAGTTAGGAAGAGTAGCTGAGTGCTTTGCTGGTCGAGGCAGTAGGAGAGGAGTAG ATTCTATATTAAAAATGGGGCCTGTACGGTGCAGAAAACACAGTAGTAGAAAGCATGCCACATTTTCAGACATCTGGGCAGGACAGTACGTCACCTTTGCAAAAGAAAAAGAGTCCGGTGATATTTATTCTTGGGGACTTAATAACTACTTTCAGATAG gttTTGATGATATGCAAAACAGATTTATACCAGAGTGGATTCCATCATTTGCAGCTCATAATAAACAATGGACCAAAATCCAAGCTGGCCAGCACCATACAATGTTGTTAGATGAGGAGG GAAAAGTGTATACCATAGGAAGAGCCGAGTATGGCAGGTTAGGACTGGGTGAGAATAGTGGAGAAATGAAAGAGCCTACACTAGTAACAAAATTAAGTGATAAAATCATAGACATTGCTGCTGGACAGTCAGTGTCACTGGCACTAACAGCAGATG GTACTGTGTATGGATGGGGTATGGGAACTAGTAGACAGCTGGGTACAGGAGATGAGGAAGATGTATGGGAACCAGTCAAAATGTCGGGGAAACAGTTAGAAACAAG aactGTTGTGGGTTTATCTGCTGGAGGACAGCATACAGTCTTATTAACAATAGACCAATAG
- the LOC134695790 gene encoding regulator of chromosome condensation-like isoform X1: MPLTSSFNSPTKENRSSLESASSMMHSQKEKVAKEILKNQDKNLTEKIELENNSEQCEEKISVQSEKDTSDCNSIGPAPTNRPSNHEFTETEETKLNGLEDKTKLEESKKSEAMLNNVESDKIEYKDMEKNFCNETCDSKGPGSSNLKETGHQLNKPNNKTKEAQSHMSENKVSQNLENEKMDEDMSVDNCGLSPSMPGRGKKRGRSSGSGSSEVTPEPKKRVIIKEDSKNSKVTHHTHPDFTVPGIPLTLGEGDVGQLGLGEDVMERMRPAVVKLDDKIVQVCAGGMHTVCLTNKGEIITFGCNDESALGRDTSEEGSEMYPAKLNLPYKVVQVSGGDSHTAVLTEDGHVYAWGNFRDANGSMGLTSGGISKDPLEMCPGETVVKIVSGGDHLVCLTIKGEIFTGGCAEQGQLGRVAECFAGRGSRRGVDSILKMGPVRCRKHSSRKHATFSDIWAGQYVTFAKEKESGDIYSWGLNNYFQIGFDDMQNRFIPEWIPSFAAHNKQWTKIQAGQHHTMLLDEEGKVYTIGRAEYGRLGLGENSGEMKEPTLVTKLSDKIIDIAAGQSVSLALTADGTVYGWGMGTSRQLGTGDEEDVWEPVKMSGKQLETRTVVGLSAGGQHTVLLTIDQ, encoded by the exons ATGCCTCTTACAAGTTCTTTCAATTCTCCTACAAAGGAAAATAGATCTTCCTTGGAATCAGCCAGTAGCATGATGCattcacaaaaagaaaaagtagcaaaagaaatattgaagaatcaagacaagaatttaacagaaaaaatagaacTTGAAAATAATAGTGAACAGTGTGAAGAGAAAATATCAGTCCAATCAGAAAAAGACACTTCAGACTGCAATAGTATTGGACCAGCTCCTACGAACAGGCCAAGTAATCATGAATTTACAGAAACTGAAGAAACAAAACTTAATGGACTTgaagataaaacaaaactgGAAGAAAGCAAAAAATCTGAAGCAATGCTAAATAATGTTGAGAGtgataaaattgaatataaagataTGGAGAAAAACTTTTGTAATGAGACTTGTGACAGTAAAGGACCTGGATCCAGTAACTTGAAAGAAACAGGACATCAACTAAACAAACCCAATAACAAGACAAAAGAAGCACAAAGTCATATGTCTGAGAACAAAGTTTCACAAAATTTAGAGAATGAAAAAATGGATGAAGATATGTCTGTAGATAATTGTGGTCTCTCCCCTAGT atgCCAGGAAGAGGTAAAAAGAGAGGTCGTAGTTCAGGATCAGGTTCTTCAGAGGTCACACCAGAACCTAAAAAAAGAGTCATTATCAAGGAGGATTCAAAAAATTCTAAAG TTACACACCACACACACCCAGATTTTACAGTTCCAGGTATCCCTCTTACATTGGGGGAAGGAGATGTTGGTCAGCTTGGACTGGGAGAAGATGTCATGGAGAGGATGCGTCCAGCAGTTGTAAAACTGGATGACAAGATTGTACAAGTGTGTGCAGGTGGTATGCACACAGTGTGCTTAACCAATAAGGGAGag ATAATAACATTTGGTTGCAATGATGAATCAGCCCTTGGCAGAGATACTTCAGAAGAAGGATCAGAGATGTACCCAGCTAAATTAAACCTGCCTTACAAAGTTGTACAAGTTAGTGGTGGAGATAGTCATACAGCTGTTTTAACTGAAGATGGCCATGTGTATGCTTGGGGTAACTTTCGT GATGCAAATGGATCAATGGGCTTAACCTCTGGTGGCATAAGTAAAGACCCCCTTGAGATGTGCCCAGGGGAGACTGTTGTAAAAATAGTGTCTGGAGGAGACCATTTAGTATGCCTTACTATCAAAGGGGAAATATTTACAGGAG ggtGTGCAGAACAAGGCCAGTTAGGAAGAGTAGCTGAGTGCTTTGCTGGTCGAGGCAGTAGGAGAGGAGTAG ATTCTATATTAAAAATGGGGCCTGTACGGTGCAGAAAACACAGTAGTAGAAAGCATGCCACATTTTCAGACATCTGGGCAGGACAGTACGTCACCTTTGCAAAAGAAAAAGAGTCCGGTGATATTTATTCTTGGGGACTTAATAACTACTTTCAGATAG gttTTGATGATATGCAAAACAGATTTATACCAGAGTGGATTCCATCATTTGCAGCTCATAATAAACAATGGACCAAAATCCAAGCTGGCCAGCACCATACAATGTTGTTAGATGAGGAGG GAAAAGTGTATACCATAGGAAGAGCCGAGTATGGCAGGTTAGGACTGGGTGAGAATAGTGGAGAAATGAAAGAGCCTACACTAGTAACAAAATTAAGTGATAAAATCATAGACATTGCTGCTGGACAGTCAGTGTCACTGGCACTAACAGCAGATG GTACTGTGTATGGATGGGGTATGGGAACTAGTAGACAGCTGGGTACAGGAGATGAGGAAGATGTATGGGAACCAGTCAAAATGTCGGGGAAACAGTTAGAAACAAG aactGTTGTGGGTTTATCTGCTGGAGGACAGCATACAGTCTTATTAACAATAGACCAATAG